A single genomic interval of Gossypium raimondii isolate GPD5lz chromosome 11, ASM2569854v1, whole genome shotgun sequence harbors:
- the LOC128034960 gene encoding uncharacterized protein LOC128034960 produces MLTINYESWHKMPDSNKNQALDSIKARFALEVSDTYVKKALGKRWRDHKSTLKKDYYKTKTTLEEKLQNVPPGMLRYQWEEAVRFWQSKKGEKLLSGQKVGRLQLFEITHRKKDGSPMTPEAAEIMEKLKDKKTEYEENASR; encoded by the exons ATGTTgactatcaactacgagtcatggcataaaatgcccgatagtaacaaaaaccaagccctcgatagtattaag gcgaggtttgctttagaggtctcggatacttatgtaaagaaggcattgggaaaaagatggagagaccataaaagtactttaaagaaagattattataagacaaaaacaaccctcgaagagaaattgcaaaatgtcccgccgggtatgctgaggtaccaatgggaagaagcggttagattttggcaatcgaagaaaggcgag aaACTGttgtccggtcaaaaagttggacgccttcaactttttgaaattacacataggaagaaagatggatctcctatgactcctgaagctgcagaaattatg gaaaaactaaaggataaaaagacGGAGTACGAAGAGAATGCTTCCCGGTGa